One window from the genome of Pyxicephalus adspersus chromosome 6, UCB_Pads_2.0, whole genome shotgun sequence encodes:
- the ELOVL7 gene encoding very long chain fatty acid elongase 7 — MSMAFNDLTSRAVLLYDEWIKDADPRVEDWPLMSSPIPQTIIIGAYIYFVSSLGPRLMENRKPFDLKGIMAAYNFFLVLFSLYMCYEFLMSGWATGYSFQCDIVDYSRSPQAMRMAWTCWLFYFSKFVELLDTVFFVLRKKNSQITFLHVYHHSIMPWTWWFGVKFAAGGLGTFHALVNCVVHVIMYTYYGLSALGPAYQKYLWWKKYMTSIQLTQFVMVTLHIGQFFFMKECPYQYPVFLYVIWLYGVIFLILFLNFWFHAYIKGQRLPKTYQNGKVHLNGHVKDKHH, encoded by the exons ATGAGCATGGCTTTTAATGACCTAACATCCAGGGCAGTTCTCCTTTACGATGAGTGGATTAAAGATGCTG aTCCACGGGTGGAGGACTGGCCACTCATGTCTTCTCCAATTCCTCAAACTATCATCATTGgggcatatatttattttgtctctTCGTTGGGTCCCCGGCTGATGGAGAACAGGAAACCATTTGATTTGAAAGGGATAATGGCTGCATATAACTTTTTCTTGGTCCTTTTCTCCTTGTACATGTGCTATGAA TTTCTTATGTCAGGCTGGGCTACGGGATATTCCTTCCAGTGTGACATTGTGGACTACTCTAGGTCACCGCAGGCGATGCGG ATGGCGTGGACATGCtggcttttttacttttcaaagttTGTGGAGTTACTTGATAca GTATTCTTTGTATTGCGTAAAAAGAACAGTCAGATTACATTCCTACACGTATACCATCATTCAATCATGCCATGGACCTGGTGGTTTGGAGTCAAGTTTGCTGCAG GTGGTTTGGGTACATTCCATGCATTAGTGAACTGTGTTGTACATGTGATCATGTATACATATTATGGATTGTCAGCGCTGGGTCCAGCCTATCAGAAGTACTTGTGGTGGAAGAAATACATGACTTCCATACAACTG ACACAGTTTGTGATGGTCACCTTGCACATCGGCCAGTTCTTTTTCATGAAAGAATGCCCATACCAGTACCCGGTCTTCCTCTACGTCATCTGGCTGTATGGAGTCATCTTCCTAATCCTTTTCCTCAATTTCTGGTTCCACGCCTACATCAAAGGACAACGGCTACCGAAAACTTATCAGAATGGCAAAGTTCACCTAAATGGGCATGTAAAAGACAAACATCATTGA